The Pseudomonas putida nucleotide sequence CGGCTTCGGGGATCAGCGCCAGCTCGGCCAGGTAGGCTTGTTCCAGCGCCGCGCGGCGGAAGTGGTCGAACATCAGGCCCTTTGCCACGGCCGCGAGGAAGGCACGCGGTTCGCGCGGGGTGTCGAGTTGCTCGCGCCCGAGCAGGCGCACGAAGGTGTCCTGGCTCAGGTCTTCGGCACGCTGGCGGCAGGCCATGCTGCGCTGCAGCCAGGCGAGCAGCCAGCTGCGGTGGTCGCGGTACAGCGAGCCAACCAGTTCGGCGTGTGGGCTGTGGACAGAAGACACGCA carries:
- a CDS encoding RNA polymerase sigma factor, with the translated sequence MSSVHSPHAELVGSLYRDHRSWLLAWLQRSMACRQRAEDLSQDTFVRLLGREQLDTPREPRAFLAAVAKGLMFDHFRRAALEQAYLAELALIPEAEHPSPETQHLILEDLKAIDRLLGKLSSKARAAFLHNRLDGMGHAEIAERLGVSVSRVRQYIAQGMRQCYVALYGEPT